The Struthio camelus isolate bStrCam1 chromosome 5, bStrCam1.hap1, whole genome shotgun sequence genome has a segment encoding these proteins:
- the ANKRD13D gene encoding ankyrin repeat domain-containing protein 13D isoform X2: MARSADTFPLHRLVWHNRHQALDSALRSGRHDVELTDPRGRTPLELAVSLGHLESVRVLLRHNANVGRENASGWTVLQEAVSTGDPEMVQLVLQYRDYQRATRRLAGIPELLSKLRRASDFYVEMKWEFTSWVPLVSKVCPSDVYRVWKRGESLRVDTTLLGFEHMTWQRGRRSYIFKGEDEGAVVMEVDHDKQVVYTETLALALHEPDLLLAAMQPSEEHVAGRLTSPIVSTHLDTRNIAFERNKSGIWGWRSEKMEVVSGYEAKVYSASNVELVTKTRTEHLSDQDKSRSKGSKTPFHSFLGIAQQHGTHNGAPVLQAASPTNPTAITPEEYFDPHFDLEARNIGRPIEMSSKVQRFKATLWLCEQHPLSLAEQVTPIIDLMAISNAHFAKLRDFINLKLPPGFPVKIEIPLFHVLNARITFSNLCGCDQPLGSVRVCASAEPPAEPPGPGGGAGGVRGAAGLHGAGRRAQRAPARRGRRPAPVRHPAEPPGRRHRGRPGHHLGGPDQHPPRRQPAPLRRGPAAGAGPAGEHAAAGGAERRRRPRGRGPPPGGRQPPCTAGLRQLRRAAAPGHGALRAGAGGARAAPARGGRGAPAHPPPLAHRQVAPSLARGRPRRARPRTRTDRPAGHGLARGRTPAPGTASHEDRPPRRARPRTRTDARAGHGLARGQTTPPGTASHGDARAGHGLTRGQTTPPGTASHGDARAGHGLTRGQTAQPGMASHEDRPPRRARPRTATACRASHGLT, from the exons ATGGCCCGCTCCGCCGACACCTTCCCGCTGCACCGCCTCGTCTGGCACAACCGGCACCAGGCGCTGGACAGCGCCCTGCGCTCCGGCCGG CATGACGTGGAGCTGACGGACCCCCGCGGCCGGACCCCGCTGGAGCTGGCCGTGTCCCTGGGCCACCTGGAGTCGGTGCGGGTGCTGCTGCGGCACAACGCCAACGTGGGCCGGGAGAACGCCAGCGGCTGGACGG tgctgcaggAGGCGGTGAGCACGGGCGACCCTGAGATGGTGCAGCTGGTGCTCCAGTACCGCGACTACCAGCGAGCGACGCGGCGGCTCGCCGGCATCCCCGAGCTGCTCAGCAAGCTGCGCCGG GCCTCCGACTTCTACGTGGAGATGAAGTGGGAGTTCACGAGCTGGG TGCCCCTGGTCTCCAAGGTGTGCCCCAGCGACGTGTACCGCGTGTGGAAGCGGGGCGAGAGCCTGCGGGTCGACACCACGCTGCTGGGCTTTGAGCACATGAcgtggcagcggggccggcgcagctACATCTTCAAGGGAGAAG ATGAGGGGGCGGTGGTGATGGAGGTGGACCACGACAAGCAGGTGGTTTACACGGAGACGCTGGCCCTGGCCTTGCACGAGCCTGACCTGCTGCTGGCAGCCATGCAGCCCTCGGAGGAGCACGTGGCCGGGCGGCTCACGTCACCCATCGTCTCCACGCACCTCGACACCAGGAACATCGCCTTTGAGCG gaacaAGTCGGGCATCTGGGGCTGGCGctcggagaagatggaggtggtCAGCGGCTACGAGGCCAAG GTTTACAGCGCCAGCAACGTGGAGCTGGTCACTAAGACGAGGACGGAGCATCTCTCTGACCAGGACAAGTCGCGCAGCAAAG GCTCCAAGACCCCCTTCCACTCCTTCCTGGGCATCGCGCAGCAGCACGGCACCCACAACGGG GCGCCCGTGCTGCAGGCCGCCAGCCCCACCAACCCCACGGCCATCACCCCCGAGGAGTACTTCGACCCCCACTTCGACCTGGAGGCCCGCAACATCGGGCGCCCCATCGAGATGTCCAGCAAGGTGCAGAG GTTCAAGGCGACGCTGTGGCTGTGCGAGCAGCACCCGCTGTCGCTGGCGGAGCAGGTGACGCCTATTATCGACCTCATGGCCATCTCCAACGCCCACTTCGCCAAGCTGCGCGACTTCATCAACCTCAAGCTGCCCCCCGGCTTCCCCGTCAAGATCG AGATCCCCCTCTTCCACGTGCTCAACGCCCGCATCACCTTCAGCAACCTGTGCGGGTGCGACCAGCCGCTGGGCTCCGTGCGGGTGTGCGCctccgccgagccccccgccgagccccccggccccggag GTGGAGCCGGGGGTGTTCGAGGTGCCGCAGGGCTACACGGTGCTGGGCGCAGGGCGCAGCGAGCCCCTGCGCGACGAGGACGACGACCTGCTCCAGTTCGCCATCCAGCAGAGCCTCCTGGACGCCGGCACCGAGGCCGACCAG gTCACCATCTGGGAGGCCCTGACCAACACCCGCCCCGGCGCCAACCCGCCCCCCTACGACGAGGACCTGCAGCTGGAGCG ggccctgcaggagaGCATGCTGCTGCAggcggggccgagcgccggcggcggccccggggccgcgggcccccccccggggggaggCAGCCCCCCTGCACCGCCGGGCTACGGCAGCTTCGCCGAGCAGCTGCGCCTGGCCATGGCGCTCTCCgagcgggagcaggaggagcgcgAGCGGCGCCGGCGCGAGGAGGACGAGGAGCTCCAGCGCATCCTCCGCCTCTCGCTCACCGACAAGTAGCGCCCAGTCTCGCACGGGGACGCCCGCGCCGGGCACGGCCTCGCACGAGGACAGACCGCCCTGCCGGGCACGGCCTCGCACGAGGACGGACGCCCGCGCCGGGCACGGCCTCGCACGAGGACAGACCACCCCGCCGGGCACGGCCTCGCACGAGGACGGACGCCCGCGCCGGGCACGGCCTCGCACGAGGACAGACCACCCCGCCGGGCACGGCCTCGCACGGGGACGCCCGCGCCGGGCACGGCCTCACACGGGGACAGACCACCCCGCCGGGCACGGCCTCGCACGGGGACGCCCGCGCCGGGCACGGCCTCACACGGGGACAGACCGCCCAGCCGGGCATGGCCTCGCACGAGGACAGACCGCCCCGCCGGGCACGGCCTCGCACGGCGACAGCCTGCCGCGCCAGCCATGGCCTCACATGA
- the ANKRD13D gene encoding ankyrin repeat domain-containing protein 13D isoform X4 codes for MARSADTFPLHRLVWHNRHQALDSALRSGRHDVELTDPRGRTPLELAVSLGHLESVRVLLRHNANVGRENASGWTVLQEAVSTGDPEMVQLVLQYRDYQRATRRLAGIPELLSKLRRASDFYVEMKWEFTSWVPLVSKVCPSDVYRVWKRGESLRVDTTLLGFEHMTWQRGRRSYIFKGEDEGAVVMEVDHDKQVVYTETLALALHEPDLLLAAMQPSEEHVAGRLTSPIVSTHLDTRNIAFERNKSGIWGWRSEKMEVVSGYEAKVYSASNVELVTKTRTEHLSDQDKSRSKGSKTPFHSFLGIAQQHGTHNGAPVLQAASPTNPTAITPEEYFDPHFDLEARNIGRPIEMSSKVQRFKATLWLCEQHPLSLAEQVTPIIDLMAISNAHFAKLRDFINLKLPPGFPVKIEIPLFHVLNARITFSNLCGCDQPLGSVRVCASAEPPAEPPGPGGWPFPCEVEPGVFEVPQGYTVLGAGRSEPLRDEDDDLLQFAIQQSLLDAGTEADQVTIWEALTNTRPGANPPPYDEDLQLERALQESMLLQAGPSAGGGPGAAGPPPGGGSPPAPPGYGSFAEQLRLAMALSEREQEERERRRREEDEELQRILRLSLTDK; via the exons ATGGCCCGCTCCGCCGACACCTTCCCGCTGCACCGCCTCGTCTGGCACAACCGGCACCAGGCGCTGGACAGCGCCCTGCGCTCCGGCCGG CATGACGTGGAGCTGACGGACCCCCGCGGCCGGACCCCGCTGGAGCTGGCCGTGTCCCTGGGCCACCTGGAGTCGGTGCGGGTGCTGCTGCGGCACAACGCCAACGTGGGCCGGGAGAACGCCAGCGGCTGGACGG tgctgcaggAGGCGGTGAGCACGGGCGACCCTGAGATGGTGCAGCTGGTGCTCCAGTACCGCGACTACCAGCGAGCGACGCGGCGGCTCGCCGGCATCCCCGAGCTGCTCAGCAAGCTGCGCCGG GCCTCCGACTTCTACGTGGAGATGAAGTGGGAGTTCACGAGCTGGG TGCCCCTGGTCTCCAAGGTGTGCCCCAGCGACGTGTACCGCGTGTGGAAGCGGGGCGAGAGCCTGCGGGTCGACACCACGCTGCTGGGCTTTGAGCACATGAcgtggcagcggggccggcgcagctACATCTTCAAGGGAGAAG ATGAGGGGGCGGTGGTGATGGAGGTGGACCACGACAAGCAGGTGGTTTACACGGAGACGCTGGCCCTGGCCTTGCACGAGCCTGACCTGCTGCTGGCAGCCATGCAGCCCTCGGAGGAGCACGTGGCCGGGCGGCTCACGTCACCCATCGTCTCCACGCACCTCGACACCAGGAACATCGCCTTTGAGCG gaacaAGTCGGGCATCTGGGGCTGGCGctcggagaagatggaggtggtCAGCGGCTACGAGGCCAAG GTTTACAGCGCCAGCAACGTGGAGCTGGTCACTAAGACGAGGACGGAGCATCTCTCTGACCAGGACAAGTCGCGCAGCAAAG GCTCCAAGACCCCCTTCCACTCCTTCCTGGGCATCGCGCAGCAGCACGGCACCCACAACGGG GCGCCCGTGCTGCAGGCCGCCAGCCCCACCAACCCCACGGCCATCACCCCCGAGGAGTACTTCGACCCCCACTTCGACCTGGAGGCCCGCAACATCGGGCGCCCCATCGAGATGTCCAGCAAGGTGCAGAG GTTCAAGGCGACGCTGTGGCTGTGCGAGCAGCACCCGCTGTCGCTGGCGGAGCAGGTGACGCCTATTATCGACCTCATGGCCATCTCCAACGCCCACTTCGCCAAGCTGCGCGACTTCATCAACCTCAAGCTGCCCCCCGGCTTCCCCGTCAAGATCG AGATCCCCCTCTTCCACGTGCTCAACGCCCGCATCACCTTCAGCAACCTGTGCGGGTGCGACCAGCCGCTGGGCTCCGTGCGGGTGTGCGCctccgccgagccccccgccgagccccccggccccggag GCTGGCCCTTCCCGTGCGAGGTGGAGCCGGGGGTGTTCGAGGTGCCGCAGGGCTACACGGTGCTGGGCGCAGGGCGCAGCGAGCCCCTGCGCGACGAGGACGACGACCTGCTCCAGTTCGCCATCCAGCAGAGCCTCCTGGACGCCGGCACCGAGGCCGACCAG gTCACCATCTGGGAGGCCCTGACCAACACCCGCCCCGGCGCCAACCCGCCCCCCTACGACGAGGACCTGCAGCTGGAGCG ggccctgcaggagaGCATGCTGCTGCAggcggggccgagcgccggcggcggccccggggccgcgggcccccccccggggggaggCAGCCCCCCTGCACCGCCGGGCTACGGCAGCTTCGCCGAGCAGCTGCGCCTGGCCATGGCGCTCTCCgagcgggagcaggaggagcgcgAGCGGCGCCGGCGCGAGGAGGACGAGGAGCTCCAGCGCATCCTCCGCCTCTCGCTCACCGACAAGTAG
- the ANKRD13D gene encoding ankyrin repeat domain-containing protein 13D isoform X1, translated as MARSADTFPLHRLVWHNRHQALDSALRSGRHDVELTDPRGRTPLELAVSLGHLESVRVLLRHNANVGRENASGWTVLQEAVSTGDPEMVQLVLQYRDYQRATRRLAGIPELLSKLRRASDFYVEMKWEFTSWVPLVSKVCPSDVYRVWKRGESLRVDTTLLGFEHMTWQRGRRSYIFKGEDEGAVVMEVDHDKQVVYTETLALALHEPDLLLAAMQPSEEHVAGRLTSPIVSTHLDTRNIAFERNKSGIWGWRSEKMEVVSGYEAKVYSASNVELVTKTRTEHLSDQDKSRSKGSKTPFHSFLGIAQQHGTHNGVPLARQAPVLQAASPTNPTAITPEEYFDPHFDLEARNIGRPIEMSSKVQRFKATLWLCEQHPLSLAEQVTPIIDLMAISNAHFAKLRDFINLKLPPGFPVKIEIPLFHVLNARITFSNLCGCDQPLGSVRVCASAEPPAEPPGPGGGAGGVRGAAGLHGAGRRAQRAPARRGRRPAPVRHPAEPPGRRHRGRPGHHLGGPDQHPPRRQPAPLRRGPAAGAGPAGEHAAAGGAERRRRPRGRGPPPGGRQPPCTAGLRQLRRAAAPGHGALRAGAGGARAAPARGGRGAPAHPPPLAHRQVAPSLARGRPRRARPRTRTDRPAGHGLARGRTPAPGTASHEDRPPRRARPRTRTDARAGHGLARGQTTPPGTASHGDARAGHGLTRGQTTPPGTASHGDARAGHGLTRGQTAQPGMASHEDRPPRRARPRTATACRASHGLT; from the exons ATGGCCCGCTCCGCCGACACCTTCCCGCTGCACCGCCTCGTCTGGCACAACCGGCACCAGGCGCTGGACAGCGCCCTGCGCTCCGGCCGG CATGACGTGGAGCTGACGGACCCCCGCGGCCGGACCCCGCTGGAGCTGGCCGTGTCCCTGGGCCACCTGGAGTCGGTGCGGGTGCTGCTGCGGCACAACGCCAACGTGGGCCGGGAGAACGCCAGCGGCTGGACGG tgctgcaggAGGCGGTGAGCACGGGCGACCCTGAGATGGTGCAGCTGGTGCTCCAGTACCGCGACTACCAGCGAGCGACGCGGCGGCTCGCCGGCATCCCCGAGCTGCTCAGCAAGCTGCGCCGG GCCTCCGACTTCTACGTGGAGATGAAGTGGGAGTTCACGAGCTGGG TGCCCCTGGTCTCCAAGGTGTGCCCCAGCGACGTGTACCGCGTGTGGAAGCGGGGCGAGAGCCTGCGGGTCGACACCACGCTGCTGGGCTTTGAGCACATGAcgtggcagcggggccggcgcagctACATCTTCAAGGGAGAAG ATGAGGGGGCGGTGGTGATGGAGGTGGACCACGACAAGCAGGTGGTTTACACGGAGACGCTGGCCCTGGCCTTGCACGAGCCTGACCTGCTGCTGGCAGCCATGCAGCCCTCGGAGGAGCACGTGGCCGGGCGGCTCACGTCACCCATCGTCTCCACGCACCTCGACACCAGGAACATCGCCTTTGAGCG gaacaAGTCGGGCATCTGGGGCTGGCGctcggagaagatggaggtggtCAGCGGCTACGAGGCCAAG GTTTACAGCGCCAGCAACGTGGAGCTGGTCACTAAGACGAGGACGGAGCATCTCTCTGACCAGGACAAGTCGCGCAGCAAAG GCTCCAAGACCCCCTTCCACTCCTTCCTGGGCATCGCGCAGCAGCACGGCACCCACAACGGG GTGCCCCTGGCCCGGCAGGCGCCCGTGCTGCAGGCCGCCAGCCCCACCAACCCCACGGCCATCACCCCCGAGGAGTACTTCGACCCCCACTTCGACCTGGAGGCCCGCAACATCGGGCGCCCCATCGAGATGTCCAGCAAGGTGCAGAG GTTCAAGGCGACGCTGTGGCTGTGCGAGCAGCACCCGCTGTCGCTGGCGGAGCAGGTGACGCCTATTATCGACCTCATGGCCATCTCCAACGCCCACTTCGCCAAGCTGCGCGACTTCATCAACCTCAAGCTGCCCCCCGGCTTCCCCGTCAAGATCG AGATCCCCCTCTTCCACGTGCTCAACGCCCGCATCACCTTCAGCAACCTGTGCGGGTGCGACCAGCCGCTGGGCTCCGTGCGGGTGTGCGCctccgccgagccccccgccgagccccccggccccggag GTGGAGCCGGGGGTGTTCGAGGTGCCGCAGGGCTACACGGTGCTGGGCGCAGGGCGCAGCGAGCCCCTGCGCGACGAGGACGACGACCTGCTCCAGTTCGCCATCCAGCAGAGCCTCCTGGACGCCGGCACCGAGGCCGACCAG gTCACCATCTGGGAGGCCCTGACCAACACCCGCCCCGGCGCCAACCCGCCCCCCTACGACGAGGACCTGCAGCTGGAGCG ggccctgcaggagaGCATGCTGCTGCAggcggggccgagcgccggcggcggccccggggccgcgggcccccccccggggggaggCAGCCCCCCTGCACCGCCGGGCTACGGCAGCTTCGCCGAGCAGCTGCGCCTGGCCATGGCGCTCTCCgagcgggagcaggaggagcgcgAGCGGCGCCGGCGCGAGGAGGACGAGGAGCTCCAGCGCATCCTCCGCCTCTCGCTCACCGACAAGTAGCGCCCAGTCTCGCACGGGGACGCCCGCGCCGGGCACGGCCTCGCACGAGGACAGACCGCCCTGCCGGGCACGGCCTCGCACGAGGACGGACGCCCGCGCCGGGCACGGCCTCGCACGAGGACAGACCACCCCGCCGGGCACGGCCTCGCACGAGGACGGACGCCCGCGCCGGGCACGGCCTCGCACGAGGACAGACCACCCCGCCGGGCACGGCCTCGCACGGGGACGCCCGCGCCGGGCACGGCCTCACACGGGGACAGACCACCCCGCCGGGCACGGCCTCGCACGGGGACGCCCGCGCCGGGCACGGCCTCACACGGGGACAGACCGCCCAGCCGGGCATGGCCTCGCACGAGGACAGACCGCCCCGCCGGGCACGGCCTCGCACGGCGACAGCCTGCCGCGCCAGCCATGGCCTCACATGA
- the ANKRD13D gene encoding ankyrin repeat domain-containing protein 13D isoform X3, giving the protein MARSADTFPLHRLVWHNRHQALDSALRSGRHDVELTDPRGRTPLELAVSLGHLESVRVLLRHNANVGRENASGWTVLQEAVSTGDPEMVQLVLQYRDYQRATRRLAGIPELLSKLRRASDFYVEMKWEFTSWVPLVSKVCPSDVYRVWKRGESLRVDTTLLGFEHMTWQRGRRSYIFKGEDEGAVVMEVDHDKQVVYTETLALALHEPDLLLAAMQPSEEHVAGRLTSPIVSTHLDTRNIAFERNKSGIWGWRSEKMEVVSGYEAKVYSASNVELVTKTRTEHLSDQDKSRSKGSKTPFHSFLGIAQQHGTHNGVPLARQAPVLQAASPTNPTAITPEEYFDPHFDLEARNIGRPIEMSSKVQRFKATLWLCEQHPLSLAEQVTPIIDLMAISNAHFAKLRDFINLKLPPGFPVKIEIPLFHVLNARITFSNLCGCDQPLGSVRVCASAEPPAEPPGPGGWPFPCEVEPGVFEVPQGYTVLGAGRSEPLRDEDDDLLQFAIQQSLLDAGTEADQVTIWEALTNTRPGANPPPYDEDLQLERALQESMLLQAGPSAGGGPGAAGPPPGGGSPPAPPGYGSFAEQLRLAMALSEREQEERERRRREEDEELQRILRLSLTDK; this is encoded by the exons ATGGCCCGCTCCGCCGACACCTTCCCGCTGCACCGCCTCGTCTGGCACAACCGGCACCAGGCGCTGGACAGCGCCCTGCGCTCCGGCCGG CATGACGTGGAGCTGACGGACCCCCGCGGCCGGACCCCGCTGGAGCTGGCCGTGTCCCTGGGCCACCTGGAGTCGGTGCGGGTGCTGCTGCGGCACAACGCCAACGTGGGCCGGGAGAACGCCAGCGGCTGGACGG tgctgcaggAGGCGGTGAGCACGGGCGACCCTGAGATGGTGCAGCTGGTGCTCCAGTACCGCGACTACCAGCGAGCGACGCGGCGGCTCGCCGGCATCCCCGAGCTGCTCAGCAAGCTGCGCCGG GCCTCCGACTTCTACGTGGAGATGAAGTGGGAGTTCACGAGCTGGG TGCCCCTGGTCTCCAAGGTGTGCCCCAGCGACGTGTACCGCGTGTGGAAGCGGGGCGAGAGCCTGCGGGTCGACACCACGCTGCTGGGCTTTGAGCACATGAcgtggcagcggggccggcgcagctACATCTTCAAGGGAGAAG ATGAGGGGGCGGTGGTGATGGAGGTGGACCACGACAAGCAGGTGGTTTACACGGAGACGCTGGCCCTGGCCTTGCACGAGCCTGACCTGCTGCTGGCAGCCATGCAGCCCTCGGAGGAGCACGTGGCCGGGCGGCTCACGTCACCCATCGTCTCCACGCACCTCGACACCAGGAACATCGCCTTTGAGCG gaacaAGTCGGGCATCTGGGGCTGGCGctcggagaagatggaggtggtCAGCGGCTACGAGGCCAAG GTTTACAGCGCCAGCAACGTGGAGCTGGTCACTAAGACGAGGACGGAGCATCTCTCTGACCAGGACAAGTCGCGCAGCAAAG GCTCCAAGACCCCCTTCCACTCCTTCCTGGGCATCGCGCAGCAGCACGGCACCCACAACGGG GTGCCCCTGGCCCGGCAGGCGCCCGTGCTGCAGGCCGCCAGCCCCACCAACCCCACGGCCATCACCCCCGAGGAGTACTTCGACCCCCACTTCGACCTGGAGGCCCGCAACATCGGGCGCCCCATCGAGATGTCCAGCAAGGTGCAGAG GTTCAAGGCGACGCTGTGGCTGTGCGAGCAGCACCCGCTGTCGCTGGCGGAGCAGGTGACGCCTATTATCGACCTCATGGCCATCTCCAACGCCCACTTCGCCAAGCTGCGCGACTTCATCAACCTCAAGCTGCCCCCCGGCTTCCCCGTCAAGATCG AGATCCCCCTCTTCCACGTGCTCAACGCCCGCATCACCTTCAGCAACCTGTGCGGGTGCGACCAGCCGCTGGGCTCCGTGCGGGTGTGCGCctccgccgagccccccgccgagccccccggccccggag GCTGGCCCTTCCCGTGCGAGGTGGAGCCGGGGGTGTTCGAGGTGCCGCAGGGCTACACGGTGCTGGGCGCAGGGCGCAGCGAGCCCCTGCGCGACGAGGACGACGACCTGCTCCAGTTCGCCATCCAGCAGAGCCTCCTGGACGCCGGCACCGAGGCCGACCAG gTCACCATCTGGGAGGCCCTGACCAACACCCGCCCCGGCGCCAACCCGCCCCCCTACGACGAGGACCTGCAGCTGGAGCG ggccctgcaggagaGCATGCTGCTGCAggcggggccgagcgccggcggcggccccggggccgcgggcccccccccggggggaggCAGCCCCCCTGCACCGCCGGGCTACGGCAGCTTCGCCGAGCAGCTGCGCCTGGCCATGGCGCTCTCCgagcgggagcaggaggagcgcgAGCGGCGCCGGCGCGAGGAGGACGAGGAGCTCCAGCGCATCCTCCGCCTCTCGCTCACCGACAAGTAG